TCTTCTCTATTATAGGATCCTCTTTCTTTCCTATAGTCTCGAGAAACAAacagttttttttccttttctgcaAGAAACCTTGAAGCTTTACCATGGAAATCATCTACGAGGAAGATTCAAAGAGCTCGAGTACTGAAGAAAGCCATCGATTAGAAGAAAAGGATGATGAGGGAACTGGCCGCTCCTACGAGTGCGTGTTTTGCAAGAGAGGCTTCACTACAGCACAAGCCTTGGGTGGACACATGAATATCCATAGGAAAGATAAAGGCAAGGCGTCTAGACCCAATTCAGCTTCTAATAATTCAGTCGTTTCCAGCGGAGCCGATGAAAACTATGGGAGTCTTAAATCATCCCTACCATTTCAAATCTATCCCACCTCGCATTATCCCAAAGCACCTGATCAGATAGAACCCGTAATTTATCAAATACCTTTCTCGGCATCAACATGGGATCTGAGGCTGCAGCCACATACATATCACGGTGCTGAGTTGTCTGTGCAATATCCACGATATCTAGATCTCTCTGATGAGAACTGGAAAAGAAGTCTAAGATTGCAAGTTGGTCCAACGCATCATCATCATGTAGATCATGATCATGAGGGAGAAAAGAGATCAGAAGTTGGCAGTGAACAAGGTGAATTGGACTTGGAGCTTCGACTTGGTCATTATCCATAGGATTTTGTAAGATATTTAAGAGCTTAATTTTATGGAGCAATATTGATATTTTCTGTTGTACAGCtctggattatatatatatatcttacatATTATTAATTCAGCATCGTATTTctttcatatacaaaaagtggGATTGGAGAAGTTATTAATGGTATTTTCTTAGTGTTGGTATTTGAATTTGAGGCCTTCTTGGCAATAGTCTATATATGTTGAGGAATCATGCATGCGAGAAAAATGTTTTCCACTTGGATTAATTCAAGAAAAGAAGGCGAAAAATGAAGGCAGGCTAGGTTTCCAAGGAAGAAGGTATCATTTTTCCTCTCTATAAAGTAAAgacctaaattaatttagggttctATGAGATGATCATGTTATATATTAAGTTATGCTGATCACTAGCTACCTAGCTAGCTCCCTTATTGTcctatgttttctttctttgccTTTCTCTGATCTTTCCCCATGCAAGTCATTTCTAATGGAATTGAAATTTCTCGTGATCCCAGCAATTGATATATATAGCTTGCTAATTGAATTCCTTGtcagctatttttttttttttttcatgcatgttATAATATATTGCTAAGAATCTTGATCTGGAAACCCTAGTTCATGTCTAGCAGGAAAAGGGGGGATTGCAAACAGTACCAGCTAATTAATTGAAGACCATTAATCAATTAAATGATCAAGCGGCCTAGCTACTCCATTATTCATGTCTGttatctagctagctaggatatgatgcatcatcccaactaaataatttataaatatatgtaaaaaaaaaaaaagaaaaaactactttTTGTACATTAATATACTATCATGTACGTACCATATACATGAATATACTATCATATATCTAATAATGATCATCTGAGATCATGACCTGACTAAGTACAATCATGAGTActatatatttcttatatatatacatatatatatatatatatgtatatatgtagccTTACTTCGGTGAAATATATGAGTATTTGTAAATATCTCAAAATTAAATCCTAGCTAGGATTACCGCCATTAATAAAATCTGGTGATTGAATGAATAACACAGagctagcatatatatattatatgcatggAGGAAAttaattacttcccttaatcgACATTAATGGACATCATGAGTACTTGTGACACCGCCTTGTGACACCGCCTTAATTAAGTAGTGAAGCACATCATGTATATGCATGATTTCATTGAGTACTTGACTATCCCTCTCAAATCAGTACTACTACGTACTGGAGTCACACTAATTAAGATATTACGAGGAGAATTTTCATATCAAACGTTTAATAACACGTCGAAATAGAATGTTTAAGGGCGCAAAGTACTCATATTATTGGTGGCttataagttttataaaatattaatgatcAAAGGCTGCTAGCTGAAGGTTTTGGGATAATACTTATTATTCCTGCTAAAAGCTCATTTGCAGGAATTAGTTACATAAACAGCTAGCCTTAATTGGGATATTGAATTGCAGTACATGTTTCTGTGCACGTACAGTTACCATCTAGACTGATCATCGACCATAAGGGTACTGTACGTATCAGAAGTAGTATTGATGAGTGTCGAATTTATATAAGCAGATTGCAAGGTGGGACGTCGTACGATGTCATTTCCATTAATTATGAGGGAGAACTAAATAATCAGTACTGAAAGCTGTATTCGCAGTTAAAATTGGGAGTTAAATTAGCAAGCTAATTCTATAGGTATTTATACTTTTGGTTCACAGATATcattcactataagaaaaatggataattgtaattactaataatcttttcgttgctataaattaaTCGTAAAAacctgtttttcttgtagtggatcATCAATATATACTGGTCAAAATTTCTGTTGATTTTAATTGTGAGCTCTAGGATATATACTTTTGGGAAAATTAAGATCACTCTTGTACGCCTCCGCAAGAtcgacttataaatatatatattctataaatcGAAAGAACTCGATCATTAATGTTAAGTAATCATAGAATATGTCAACTTAATAATTAGtacttaatatataattagtaatACGAGTGTTATCTATAATTGACCAAAGGGATCGGAAAGAAACATTCTGCAGGCCattagagtatatatatacatatcatcATGTGTCATGATGTGTACATGTTTATcatgttctatatatatatactgtaatTAGTCATGATCTTGTCGATCCCTGGATGGCGGATTATCTACTACAACATTTGTCATGCATACGATGCGTGTAATTGCATGTGGACTTGTTCCTCAAGCAAGAGGACGCAAATGTATATTTGAATCACAAACCACCCATAAACGCGCACGCGCATTgtcgtattatatatatatatatatttttttttttttttgtcttttccgTTTTAATTCAACTCGAAAAAAATTGCACAAAAATGCtaagaatattaatatttatgagtGTGTTTGTTGGAGAGTTGGTCAAGTGTTATTAGCATCTCTGTCAGCTCAATGTCCATACAAATGCACCAGTGGTCTAGTGGTAGAATAGTACCCTGCCACGGTACAGACCCGGGTTCGATTCCCGGCTGGTGCACATTGCTTCTTTTTGCTCTTTCTTCTACTTGTTTGTCCACCCAAactgtttttactttttaattgttGATACTAAAAGACTGCCACGTGGACCCATGCCAAAAACCAAACACCCAGAATTCA
The genomic region above belongs to Carya illinoinensis cultivar Pawnee chromosome 4, C.illinoinensisPawnee_v1, whole genome shotgun sequence and contains:
- the LOC122308459 gene encoding zinc finger protein KNUCKLES-like — encoded protein: MEIIYEEDSKSSSTEESHRLEEKDDEGTGRSYECVFCKRGFTTAQALGGHMNIHRKDKGKASRPNSASNNSVVSSGADENYGSLKSSLPFQIYPTSHYPKAPDQIEPVIYQIPFSASTWDLRLQPHTYHGAELSVQYPRYLDLSDENWKRSLRLQVGPTHHHHVDHDHEGEKRSEVGSEQGELDLELRLGHYP